From a region of the Impatiens glandulifera chromosome 4, dImpGla2.1, whole genome shotgun sequence genome:
- the LOC124936492 gene encoding mitogen-activated protein kinase kinase kinase NPK1-like → MAPMQDFIGSVRRSLVFKPSNGEDGGGFGGFVDKIGSSIRKSRIGLFSRTGKIDSYKMKKNDTPLIRWRKGELIGSGAFGRVYMGMNLDSGELIAVKQVLIPVNGASKEKAQAHIKELEEEVKLLKNLKHPNIVRYLGTGRDDESLNILLEFVPGGSISSLLGNLGPFPEPVIRMYTKQLLLGLEYLHDNGIMHRDIKGANVLVHENGIIKLADFGASKKVVELATITGTKSMKGTPYWMAPEVILQTGHSFSADIWSVGCTVIEMATGKPPWSQQYQEVAALFHIGTTKSHPPIPEHLSLDAKDFLLKCLHKEPNMRPSALDLLKHPFFTREHQETPLLLHSVVMENIGKQMGTSSISLKNSVTCMGLDATQNSMRCSSIYPEKFMGNGSIWKSSNGDDDMCRIDDDLLVGGASSNFDSPLIYKSFNPILEPNDDWPSEIDRNRDFGRSQMDLLVSQTINNRPATSCNTVNENDDEELKSKEMYKRIENKENISNNLHLPPKSRWSSKRSQPTLVCDVHQEHINPSISFSERQRRWREELDEELKRKRELMRQVSMGRTSSSSPKNHSVNRLKGRSRLELVDK, encoded by the exons ATGGCGCCGATGCAAGACTTTATTGGTTCTGTTCGTCGATCTCTGGTGTTCAAACCATCTAATGGCGAAGATGGAGGAGGTTTTGGAGGATTCGTCGACAAAATTGGATCCAGCATCCGGAAATCGAGAATAGGACTCTTCTCGAGGACTGGGAAGATTGATTCGTATAAGATGAAGAAAAACGATACACCGTTGATCCGTTGGAGGAAAGGCGAGTTGATTGGTTCCGGTGCATTTGGCAGGGTTTATATGGGAATGAATCTCGATTCTGGGGAGCTTATTGCTGTCAAACAG GTTTTGATTCCAGTAAACGGTGCTTCAAAGGAAAAGGCACAG GCGCATATTAAAGAGCTCGAGGAGGAAGTGAAGCTGCTTAAGAACCTCAAGCATCCTAACATTGTG AGATACTTGGGAACAGGTAGGGACGATGAATCCTTGAATATCTTGTTGGAATTTGTTCCGGGTGGATCTATCTCATCACTTCTTGGAAATCTTGGTCCATTCCCTGAACCT GTCATAAGAATGTACACGAAGCAATTGTTGCTGGGACTTGAATACCTTCACGACAATGGGATTATGCACAGGGATATCAAG GGGGCTAATGTCCTTGTACACGAAAATGGTATCATTAAACTTGCAGATTTTGGCGCATCCAAAAAAGTGGTTGAACTG GCTACCATAACAGGTACCAAGTCAATGAAGGGTACTCCATACTGGATGGCCCCTGAGGTTATTCTTCAGACTGGCCATAGCTT CTCAGCTGACATATGGAGTGTGGGATGTACTGTTATAGAAATGGCTACAGGAAAGCCTCCATGGAGCCAGCAGTATCAAGAG GTTGCTGCTCTTTTCCATATTGGAACAACTAAATCCCATCCACCTATCCCTGAACATTTATCTCTCGATGCTAAAGATTTTCTGTTAAAATGTCTGCACAA GGAACCAAACATGAGGCCTTCTGCACTAGATCTACTAAAG CACCCATTTTTCACAAGGGAGCATCAGGAAACTCCCTTACTTTTACATTCTGTAGTTATG GAAAATATCGGAAAACAGATGGGAACATCAAGTATCAGCCTTAAGAACTC TGTAACTTGCATGGGGCTGGATGCTACTCAGAATAGTATGAGATGCTCGTCTATATATCCAGAGAAGTTTATGGGGAATGGAAGCATCTGGAAATCAAGCAATGGTGACGATGATATGTGCCGAATAGATGATGACCTTCTAGTTGGAGGAGCTTCATCAAATTTTGATTCCCCTTTAATTTATAAG AGTTTCAACCCCATTTTGGAGCCTAATGATGACTGGCCATCTGAGATTGATAGAAATAGAGATTTTGGGAGAAGTCAAATGGACTTATTGGTGAGCCAAACAATTAATAACAGACCTGCAACATCATGTAATACAGTAAATGAGAATGATGATGAAGAACTTAAATCAAAAGAGATGTATAAGAGGAttgaaaacaaagaaaatatttcGAACAATTTGCACCTACCTCCTAAAAGCAGGTGGTCATCAAAGCGATCTCAGCCAACTCTAGTTTGTGATGTTCATCAGGAGCATATTAATCCAAG TATAAGCTTTTCTGAAAGACAAAGAAGATGGAGAGAAGAACTTGATGAAGAGCTTAAGAGAAAACGAG AGTTAATGCGTCAAGTGAGCATGGGAAggacatcatcatcatctccaAAGAACCATTCTGTAAATCGACTAAAAGGCAGGTCAAGGCTTGAACTTGTGGACAAATGA